One window of Ziziphus jujuba cultivar Dongzao chromosome 5, ASM3175591v1 genomic DNA carries:
- the LOC132803871 gene encoding uncharacterized protein LOC132803871 isoform X1: protein MVNLRSQTKISQMEGDDIVIAVLYNGTLVQNDSGDWEYRNGKNVMVSVGKRCTKSELEDCGIFTLKTIEFLHARLPLTFTQDNMEFFRKKYAYEVYNKELSI from the exons ATGGTAAACTTGAG atctcaaactaaaatcag tcaaatggaaggtgatgacattgtaattgcggttttatacaatggaacattggtacaaaatgatagtggtgattgggaatatcgaaatggtaaaaatgtaatggtttccgtcggcaagagatgcacaaaatcagagttagaggactgtggcatatttacactcaagaccatcgaattcttacatgctagattaccattgacattcacacaagataacatggagttctttaggaagaagtatgcatatgaggtttacaacaaagaacttagcatatga
- the LOC132803871 gene encoding uncharacterized protein LOC132803871 isoform X2, which produces MVNLSQMEGDDIVIAVLYNGTLVQNDSGDWEYRNGKNVMVSVGKRCTKSELEDCGIFTLKTIEFLHARLPLTFTQDNMEFFRKKYAYEVYNKELSI; this is translated from the exons ATGGTAAACTTGAG tcaaatggaaggtgatgacattgtaattgcggttttatacaatggaacattggtacaaaatgatagtggtgattgggaatatcgaaatggtaaaaatgtaatggtttccgtcggcaagagatgcacaaaatcagagttagaggactgtggcatatttacactcaagaccatcgaattcttacatgctagattaccattgacattcacacaagataacatggagttctttaggaagaagtatgcatatgaggtttacaacaaagaacttagcatatga
- the LOC132803886 gene encoding uncharacterized protein LOC132803886, which produces MEDDDIVIAVLYNGTLVQNDSGDWEYRNGKNVIVSVGKRCTKSELEDEIFNSIEIDRNEYLLKLKWIYGRCAEKLDPTEIRYDRDVKCFLQEVRNGGMTMMRPPLYVEVISKVEHVCRNVHQTAFASDSGSNLHSFSCPPIGGRLPQASGTEPIQATSQEIMVQETQFRDQVDVRGGAWTSFNIHEGVDVGGDYAERFPNDEEYE; this is translated from the coding sequence atggaagatgatgacattgtaattgcggttttatacaatggaacattggtacaaaatgatagtggtgattgggaatatcgaaatggtaaaaatgtaatcgTTTCCGttggcaagagatgcacaaaatcagagttagaggatgagattttcaattctattgagatagatcgaaatgaatatttgctaaagctaaaatggatatatggacgatgtgcagaaaagttggatcctacagaaatacgatatgatagggatgtgaaatgctttcttcaagaagtgaggaatggagggatgacaatgatgcggcctccattgtatgttgaggtgatttcaaaagttgaacatgtatgtagaaatgttcatcaaacagcatttgcttcggatagtgggagtaatcttcattctttttcttgtcctccaattggcggtcgtctaccacaagcttccggtactgaaccaattcaggctacatctcaggaaattatggttcaagaaactcagtttagagatcaagttgatgttcgtgggggggcctggacatcatttaacattcatgaaggagttgatgttggaggtgactatgctgaacggtttcctaacgacgaggagtatgagtag
- the LOC107421109 gene encoding agamous-like MADS-box protein MADS9 → MGRGKIEIKRIENSTNRQVTYTKRRNGIIKKAKEITVLCDAKVSLIIFSSSGKMQQYCSPSTTLVDILDNYHKQSGKRLWDAKHENLRNELDRIKKENDNMQIELRHLNGEDITSLNHRELMAIEDALDKGLASIRDKEVEVINNIRENGEMLEEEHKQLRYRLHQKEIELEEKVREMDINGYYNSHMPFAFRVQPNQPNLQERI, encoded by the exons ATGGGGAGGGGAAAGATTGAGATCAAGAGGATTGAGAACTCAACCAACAGACAGGTTACCTACACTAAGAGAAGGAATGGAATCATCAAGAAAGCTAAGGAAATCACTGTTCTATGTGATGCCAAGGTTTCCCTCATCATCTTTTCTAGCTCCGGAAAGATGCAGCAATACTGTAGCCCTTCCACTAC GTTGGTTGATATCTTGGACAATTATCACAAGCAGTCCGGAAAGAGATTGTGGGATGCTAAACATGAG AACCTCAGGAATGAACTGGATAGGATcaagaaagaaaatgacaaCATGCAAATCGAGCTCAG GCACCTGAACGGGGAGGATATAACATCTTTGAACCACAGAGAGCTGATGGCCATAGAGGATGCACTTGACAAAGGCCTCGCAAGTATCCGTGACAAGGAG GTCGAGGTTATCAACAACATTAGAGAAAAT GGAGAAATGTTAGAGGAGGAACATAAGCAACTAAGGTACAGgctg CATCAAAAGGAGATTGAATTGGaggagaaagtgagagagatgGATATTAATGGATATTACAATTCCCACATGCCTTTTGCCTTCCGGGTGCAGCCTAATCAGCCAAACCTACAAGAGaggatttaa